From Oreochromis niloticus isolate F11D_XX linkage group LG14, O_niloticus_UMD_NMBU, whole genome shotgun sequence, one genomic window encodes:
- the zpld1b gene encoding zona pellucida-like domain-containing protein 1 — protein sequence MTADKPLSGAEMTRMSFIFLLMSNAASVSTQFNGYNCDANYHSRFPGERDISVYCGVQTITLKINFCPVLFSGYTDADLALNGHHSEAQCRGFINNNTFPTALLFSISLSTLEACGNSLVVSTAYGPTAYGNMSLVQIGNISGYIDTPDPPTIISYLPGLLYKFSCSYPLEYLVNNSQLASSSAAVSVKDSNGTFVSTLSMILYNDSAYNQPLSIPMAGLALKTRVFAAVKATNLDKRWNILMDYCYTTPSGNPNDELRYDLFFGCYKDPQTTVLENGKSQMGRFSFEVFRFVKHRHQKMSTVFLHCVTKLCRADDCIMLMPICGRRRKRDEEETPDSMAAASGNAVLSAGPIITRSDETPVNNSQLAFGDIPQPMNPVTSALISGVVILGVVSVCFFLLLLRFLLKSRPPATTAASGVWNPSFK from the exons ATGACAGCGGACAAACCTCTCTCAGGCGCGGAAATGACACGAATGAGTTTTATCTTCCTGCTGATGAGTAACGCCGCGTCAGTCTCCACACAGTTTAATGGATACAACTGCGATGCCAACTACCACAGCAGGTTTCCAG GTGAAAGGGACATCAGCGTGTACTGCGGGGTTCAGACCATAACCTTGAAGATCAACTTCTGTCCTGTTCTCTTCTCCGGCTACACCGACGCAGATTTGGCGCTCAACGGCCATCACAGCGAAGCCCAGTGTCGTGGCTtcatcaacaacaacacctTCCCCACAGCACTTCTGTTCAGCATCAGCCTCAGCACTCTGGAGGCCTGCGGCAACAGTCTGGTG gtcAGCACAGCCTACGGGCCCACTGCCTATGGGAACATGTCTCTTGTACAAATTGGGAATATATCAGGCTACATCGACACCCCTGACCCACCGACTATAATCAGCTATCTGCCTGGTTTGTTGTATAAATTCAGTTGCAGCTACCCGCTGGAGTACCTGGTCAATAACTCACAGCTGGCATC ATCCTCTGCAGCTGTGTCTGTCAAAGACAGCAACGGTACTTTTGTGAGCACGCTCAGTATGATCCTGTACAAC gATTCAGCATACAATCAGCCTCTCTCTATCCCCATGGCTGGACTGGCTCTAAAAACCAGAGTATTTGCTGCTGTGAAAGCCACAAACTTAGACAAACG GTGGAACATTTTGATGGACTACTGTTACACAACCCCCTCAGGGAATCCTAATGATGAACTCCGCTATGACCTTTTCTTTGG TTGCTATAAAGATCCCCAGACGACAGTTTTGGAGAACGGGAAGAGCCAGATGGGCCGTTTTTCCTTTGAGGTTTTCCGTTTTGTTAAACACAGACACCAGAAGATGTCGACTGTGTTTTTGCACTGCGTCACCAAGCTTTGCCGAGCCGATGACTGCATCATGTTAATGCCT ATCTGTGGGCGGCGGCGCAAAAGGGATGAAGAGGAGACCCCTGATTCCATGGCAGCAGCATCAGGGAACGCTGTCCTCTCTGCCGGTCCAATCATCACCAGGAGTG ATGAAACTCCTGTCAACAACTCCCAGCTCG CCTTTGGAGATATCCCCCAGCCAATGAACCCAGTGACCAGTGCTCTGATCTCAGGTGTGGTCATCCTGGGTGTGGTCAGTGTGTGCTTCTTCCTGCTGTTGCTCCGCTTCCTGCTGAAGTCCCGCCCCCCAGCGACAACAGCAGCCTCAGGTGTTTGGAATCCAAGCTTTAAATAA